aaaaatgtggttaatttaaaagtccccctccaatgaaaatcatgttttttgacaagtatgtgtgggatttttcttataaatgtagcaagaaataattttgtttttgcatttctgagtatttctccttttaaatcaaccaaactgtcttggacagactctgtttgaatgaatgatcttctttccatcaacagctctgctgcacatgcactaaaccctcatctgttcctagtgtctagttcaggttctggagaagagaagatggtatcttcacattgactgcagtcaaatgagccgtcgttcacatttctgtggtcaaatcagcatcactggatcaGGTCAgcttcaaaagccacgccccctcagaggagaattttggaaacaggctttagatcaacatgaaaaatggctttttaagtcatttaggttgtggttaaaaacttcataatcataattaaaacactactgggaacgtttttttcaaataaaaaagcttgtcatagggggactttaagggcAGAATTAGTTGTGGGGTACCTCAAGGCTGTTTATTGGGCCTCATTCTGTTCCTATTAGATTCagtttctggagttttttttgtatattctttcctaaaaatattattagttcatttttttcaagacataaaacaaaaaaaaaatctgctttttaaagagaaatacaattttattttaacaaacacaataaaggagtttaaaaaatacatgagTTTAGAGTCTAAACTTTAGACAAAACAATGATAAACATCTGAAAACCAgatgactgaataaaaaaactatgagccaggaactaaaaaaaaaggaagaaaaaactcTAGTTTCAgtcttgaagttttttttatatcaagaaTTATTTTCAAGACAAAATCTTTGCTCAGATGTCTGAGCCTCTGAGGATTACGGTCTGATTTGTTGTCATCATCGGCCCAAGAGACATTTTCCCCTCTAGACTTTGATGATTTAACCACTTGTTGAAAAGAATATAACCATGTTAGCGTTTACCGCCTCCTACAGATCCTCCTTTAAAGTTcagttcagatttttgctttttagaaaCAGGAGTCCTCCTCGAATCCTCACCTGAACGACAGCAGAGGCCGCGTGTGATCCAGCTCCGACTCATCCACGTGGATGCCGAGAGACGAGTCAGGTCTGTAGTAGTTTAGGATCGCCGCCTCGGACCTGAAGCCCGGGAACCCGCAGGCCGAGGCCACCTGGACCGACAGCGAGTGGAGATCCGCCGGAAACGGAGTGTGGTTGTCGGCGGAGTAAGTCTGAGAGCGGGAGAGCACAAAGTGTTTGAGATCTCAGCGGAAACAAAGACTGAAGTCTATTGATTTTAACCTGAAACCGTCCAGGGAAATGGACCACATCTGTCAATTGTTTatactttttgaagttttattttctctagttcctttaaaactgaaaattacacatatgtatatatactttTAATACCCTAAGAAAACGTTTATTCTGTCCTGCAGTAGTCTTGGactgtaaaattgtttttgccatttttcctTCTTAACCACAAAAATGGACCCCGTCACATTCTCAACATCATGAaagatgtaaatatgtttttcagttttctcaCAAAATCGGAACACTTTTGTTCAAGCGACCTTCATGAAATTTCACACGCAAGTCACCTCATTAAGTCTGCAACAACAACCAAAGTTTAGTTGACCTTTCACCTCAGGAAGGGACTGTCAtctttaatagtaaaaaaaaaaactcaattgccaaggaaattcaaatatttacttCTACCGATTCTTCAAAAAATGATGTAGATCGGTTTGTCACCTCcatgtgaccaaaaaataaaatggttgctatggagataaaaccaaaacaaagcctccattttggaaaaagtgtttttttgacGAATGTCACCTTGCTGTCCCAGTTGTAATGATATCCCAGAGTGACCCAGTGCAGCTTCTCCAACAGAGTCTTGGGTTGATTCTTTCCAGAGGAAGGAGATCTGTGGGTCGAAGGAGTAAAAGGATTGTGGGGATACACTGAGATTGTTCTTGCTGCTATGGTGATGAGAAGCAGGGAGTGATGTGGCATAACTAGAGTAGGAACCGCCTCTTTAGGTGCAATGactgatgaagatgttgagaaTTATagtgaaaaaatgtgaacatctTCCACCAAAGCTCTCACCTGAGGACAGGTGCACTCTTTGCCCAGAGGTCCTGGGTGTCACAGGGAGACATGTGCAGGTCCAGGTTGCAGACGTTTGGTTTCTGAGGGTAGATCTTCAAGCACTGCCTGACCCAGAAGGGCTGGGAGCCCCGCAGGAAGGGATTGGAGATGAAAATAAAGCCTAAAAACAAGAATCGGGAgggattttaacacaaaaataattttaaatctttaatgcTTGTTTGGAGAAGACTGTAAATAAAGCCAATGAATGAGAAGATGAGACCAGGTCAGAGGAACATGCTGCTGCAGTACCCGGGAAGCCCTGCAGGCTAAAGGCCCTCCACTCTCTGACGGGCTGCAGTCCCACCCGGGCGGCCTCCTCGTCGCTCACGGCAGCTGCGTCCAGGTGAGCTGGAGTGACCTGCCGGGGTCACAGGTGAACATGTGTCCGTGACTTCACTCAAACACGTCAGCTGAGCAGCGTGCGCGCGTGCAGGCCATGATAAACAGTCTTTTAAGGTTCATCTCCGCTGCAGTTTCCTCACCTTGTCCTTCGGCAGTTCGCCGGAAAAGTCAATCACCCCCCTCAGGTCGGGAGGGGGGTCTCTCCTTTTgtaaaacttaaacattttcctaaaaacatCTTCCCCGCTCTCCACCATGGAGGCGGCCATCTTTGCCATTACGCAATTGACCCCtaatctaaaactatttttagagctcattttttcatagattaaaaaatgttttctctcaaaattacaaaaactcaTAATTTATGTAGTTATTCATTATAAAACGATGTctcagttttgtttaatttatttttggggCGATATTTTGGTCACGTGACGTTGCGTCACGGGTCAAAGGGAAGAGTAAAGATGGCGGCGTCGTCCAAAAGGGTGTTCGAGCTGTTCGTGTCAAAGGTTCCGTGGACTGCAGCCACCAGTAAGTCCAGCTTTCTGTAAGAATTATTCTGATCCAACCTGAGCTGAGGTTCGGAGACCCTCAACTTTGGTTCGTTTGGATTTTATTTCACTTAGCATGGGGTCACGCGGGACGACTGTAAAGCGTTCACGCTCAGAGCGGAAACAGGAACTCCGgaaaatcactaaaaaataaaatatttgacctTGAAAAATGTATCTTACTTAGTGATGTGCAAATGAAGTTTTCTTGAAGCACTGAAGCCTTTGTCTAAATTGGTTCACTAAAGAGCAATGCTTCATGAGCTTCATTTGCTCTAGTAGGACATCcagtggacacaaaaaataacagcaaaatctgatctgtggcattttgaaaataaaaacccatGTGCAAACAtgttagtaaaataaagaagtttacAAAACATGTCCATTGCTGTAAACTTTCACTGTGTGTGTTTACTGatgtattgataaaaataaatgtacacaagattattttttcaaaacctcTCAGAAAAACTAtaacattataaaaatgataaattaaagtgAGGTAAGAGTATAGGTGGATCTAATGTGTGCTGGTGCTAAACCAGTCATTTGGGGGGGGCTCTTTTAAAGTGTGAAACAGGTgctttaatgaaataaaaaaaatgtaaataaacgtTTTTTCCTTAAACAGATATACATGAAAAAGCAGTGTCACAGGatgaagagtttggaaaatgatcCTATTAACATTGAAACCAGATCAGTGTTTGAAGGGACAGaatatttgtgtcatttgtAATTGTATTATTATTCCTCTAAATTTAAAGACGTTCTCCAAACTATCTCTACCTCAGTCCGAACTATCTCTAAACTCGCCAATCGTAACTCTCCATCAAACACCCGCATTATGAATGGAGCCTGCAGGATTCATGACGGCGTCAAAAAAACTGGCGACGAGCCTCTGTGTACCGAGaaactcctcctccctcctctatACCTGCCGTGAAGCTTCAATTTAGAACGTCTCATCACAAAATTAATGTGGGGATGTACACCCTTAAGACGTCTATAATTACTgctattctaaataaatataaagatgaATCTTTCACAGATATTGCCCATCCATTGTTTTTAAGAATGTAACTCCGGCAATGAATTAAGGACTACTTTGCATAATTATTGCACTTTTGTAACACTGAGATATGACGagtgattattgtttatgaaacaatgttttttattattattattatttaaatctcTTTTGTCTCTCTGTATGGAGCCTGAAGGATTCATGCCTCTGTCGAGACTCCCGGCTCTACCTGAACCACTTCATGAATTAGTCACGTGGTACAGCCGGGCAGCGAAGCTTCAGACGTCATCATTCTCAGCTCCTCCCCTAGATGAAGCAAGCCTCGATACATGCTTCACGGAAGCTCCTCCTACACTACTCGACACACGTCTCGAAGCCTCGATACAGAACGTCACATCACTActtttactatatatatatatatatatatatatatataataggtAAAATTACCCAAGTAGAAGCAAAATTACTCGTCCAAAGTAGGAATTATTAGCTGTTATAAAActgtaataatttaataaagCACAATATTCTgtctataaatgtaaatttaagcAGATAACTGTGTAttataaatgcttaaaaaaaggtaaatgattgaaaataaGTGGCCACTTTTTAACAGTCCTGAAAGCAAAAGCTATTTCATAATTGATGTATACAAATTCggttttatagaaaaaatatcaaaattttagAGTACATGTTTAAACCTGATCtggattaataaagttatttgatCTTAAACACACTCATTTACAATTgcaaatttgatttattgattaagattatttaaataattgataCATTTGACTGTttagttttatataaaaaaactttaatatttcaaaatcattttcatAAACCAACACATGTGGTTCTTCAAATGCTTCCACCATTCTTTGAGTGTTTAATATATCACTTATATCTGATATTCAATgccaaaaacgttttttttttcttcataaacagACCATTCCTATATTTAAATCAGGGTAGACCAAGTTTTCAGGTTTGTCAGTTTGGAGTTTAATGTGTTCTGGAGCAGTTTGCTATAAGCTTAATTAACAGGTCAGAGTGAAGGTTCACGTTTCCTTCTCATTCtgcccaaaataaaataaaataaaaatatttgagaaattAGATATAAAGCGagtatattttgtattttcctctgtttgtgaacaaagcttttgtttttgcagaggaGGTGCGGGAGTACTTTGGACAGTTTGGATTAGTCAAGAAATGTCTTCTGCCATTTGtaagtttcttcttctttataagtatttattcatttatcaaCTTGTTTCTTAGATCTTccttcagaatttttttttttttttaacatgtttggcATAACTTTCCTGGAAACTTCTGCCCCCTTTTGGTGGGTGGTGTCCACTGCTCCTGACTTTGCATGTCTGTGCTGAACCAGGACAAGGAGACAGGCTTCCACAGAGGCTTCTGCTGGGTCGGCTTCACAACAGAAGAGGGTTTGAACAATGCTCTGCAGAAGGACCCTCATGTTCTGGAGGGAGCAAAGGTaaagcattatgggtaatggaGTTATACGGCAAATCCCTGACCTTCAAGTGGACTCTCAGGAAGGATGCATGAGACAAAGCTGTGTGTTCTCTGCAGAATTTGGTTTCTAACTGATGCTTCTGCTTTTAGCTGCAGGTTCAGAGGAACAGACGCCCGTTTGCAGGACAGAGGTCCAACAGAGATGCAGAGTTTGACTGAAGCTTCCTCTGTGGTCCTCCAGAGAAGAGAGAAGCTTCCTCTGCCTTTTCTTCATGTCTGAAATGCTTGTTGCAACCAGTGTTTGCTGTATAGATTCAAACACTTAAGTCcctctgtttttgtgttgtaaaacaaatatttgttgacaaataaaaaactttatttattatgatggtgtcacacttcctgtttcaaatataatcataaaaaaatttgaatatttatttgggACAACAGACATAcattaggaaaaataaatgaaactgaatatatcattgtaaaatttaaatataatttttggattaaaatgataaaatggaaacataaaacaataattaaaataaaaattaacgaTTTACTCTCATAATATGCAAAAGTCTGTCTAAAAACCAGTGTAAAACAATTTGCATTGCTCGTGACGGATATGTCACGTGTTCAAATTACCGGAAATGTAGTCCAGAGTGGTTGAAAATGGCGCCAATAAGAGCGAATATAATCACCATTTAACTCAAAAAGTGTCTTATAATCAACACATAACCAGAGattgatttgcttttttaaaaattccccTCAGTCCAACAGGAAGCACAAATGCTTCCATCAAATTCAGAATAAGGACTACATTAACCAGAAGTCCTTGCGCTCAAGTTGAAAAGAGGCGAAAAGGTCAAAACCGGAACCGGTAAGTTAGCTGTCGCCAGCGCGTGCATGGACCGAAAGGAGGCGTCTGTTTCTCCGGTAAAATGTTGTCGTAGCTGCGGGTGGTGGAGCGTGACGGCTGACTGTTGTGTGTCCGCTCACACAACGACAGTTACACAACGTGAACGGCCAttacacaacacacacacacgaaagGAACGGAACGTCCAGGTTTTCATCCTGTTATGTTTACATGAAGCTAATTGGACTCTGGCTGAATCAGTTCTGCATCTGACGTCACAGGTGAGTGTCGGGGGCGCGCATTGCGGGATGATTGCTGTGAAGTGAAGTTGGCTTTGATTGACAATGATGACAGGACGCATGTGCGGCGCGGGAACATCTCTGGACGCTGAGAGTTTGGAACTGACTCTCCTGGAAAGTCAAATAGAGATTCTAAATCaattagattttcattttattctttagtttttgttcacatggaaataaaatgataatttttcagttttgccaTGGTTAGTTGTTGGTCATTGTTGTAGATAGAAAGATACCTGTTAAGGTGAGTTCCAGCTGTTCCAATGACGTCATCACCCATGCAGGACCATTTCTCAGTGGCAGAACTCCTCTAGAATTTAGATGGGATGgagaaaaaacagcttttaaaaggAACATACATATTTACATATGCAAAACAGCTCGAATGATgtcttaaaacaaattttcatttaaaaaggtgATAAACATTGACTGTGTCCAGTACTGTGACGACTGAAGAGGTTATCTTCCAAACTAAGCTTTAGAAAATTGCATTGGGATGCACACAttccttttctttaatttttatgacatttatttagtttCTCTTTGATTAAAAGGTCTATATCCACATCTTTGTTTATACTTTaaatactattaaaataaaggaagaattgttcatttagttttttgaaaaaaaaaatcacagacttACATTGATTTACATGCATCAGTCTCatgaactttgtttttagtCGTTGActgagtttttgttaaatttcatGGTGTGTATTTTTGCTTAAGCTCACACCTGTGACAGGTGTGTGATGGGTGTGAGCTGGGCTGAGTACCACTGCTAAAATACTGAATCTACAAGTTTATATTTCGATTCAGTTTGTgattttatataattaaaaaggatttgtttcacatttgcatttaaaacaaatgaaaaactttgaattctgtattgaaaaataaacttgaagtattttttttttggtctgaaaacgattgatttgtttaaattaagaGTGGGTTTTAGGTAATGACTGGACGTATGGAAGTATTTCTCTCTGTTAACAGTAAAGAATGGAGTTTGTGTTTCTCCTGCAGTCCCCGGATGGCTGCCCGGCTCCTCAAGCTCTCCTCTCTGGCCACGGCGGTGTTCGCCTCGTCTGGGTTTTACCTCTACAACAAGCAGCTGGACCTCAGTGACCTGAGCGTTGTCCGTTTTGGTCGAGCTGCAGCCACTGTGAGTTCATGAATGCAACTTACAATAGAACATTTGTATCTATTACATAGTACCGCAAATcgtctctttcttttttctgttcaaattcTCTTCAAAGATCAACACGTGTTTGTGCAGAGCGACCATACGAGCCATTTTACACACCATTTCACTGGTAATAGgatgtagtgctgccacaaacaattattttaatagtcgacgaatCGGGTCAAACgaaaagtggatgtaaagcacacatcttaaccagcatttactttaaactaacaaaaaataaagacaataaagatgatagtttattaaagttttaatgagTCGTACAGCCTCTGTCCTTCTTTAGTTTCAGGGAttgaaacaagattaaatcaaatgaaatagagataaggaatatactttccatcaaactcgttttgacaggtgcctCACCCCTCAAGAtgaataaacaatttaaaaggaATTTTATACATAAAGAGTAtataaggtcaaaggtcagctgtcaaaatgagtttgatggaaactatattcctgatctctccaATGAGGTcggaaacaaggaactatttttcaaaaatcactcactcaaataatgaaaaaaggtgctgaacgctcacaactttgttcaacgttactacactctgactccatataaagtATTGACTAATCAACTGTTAAATTAGATGtcaactgttttaatagtcgattagtcgttgattagtcaactaatcgtggcagctctaacAGGATGACAGAATCTGTCAGAAAAGAATTCCAAACAGACCCGACTGCTCACCTgtgcagacacctgagaacaaCTTTCTCCAGAACAGATCAGATCATTACTGACTGAAGAAAGCAGATCCGATTCACAAACATGAGATATTTGCTATTTCTGTTAAGtattaccatttttttcctttttgttttgcacattaTTTTCGTATTTTGGGTTGCGGTTGCagtgttttatgttgtttcactttaaaagttaaatagtaaatctttttttttgtttgtttttataatttattttctagattttacctaggaggaaaataaaatctttaacatattttatacttataaatacatttattatataAGTTATTCATTATGTGCATAAGTTTATGTAATTATTGATTCGTTTAATGAAACAACAAAACGATCTAAAGATCCAGACGGCTAAGAAGATCcgtgtgaggagctgcagtcTTCCAACGTCACTAAAGAACCACGAGAcgagaggatagactatttattggtttaatttttggaatattatagatttatttttttctgcaaagattACAGAAAGGGATTGTAAACATGTGGTTGTTGTGTAGCTTTCTGAAAAAtacagaggaagaaaaacattgtaaaaaaaaaaaaaatagaagggaCTGATGCTGTAAAGATCTTTGACTCGTCTCgtgagtcaaataaaaaaaatagacagagCCTACATCTGGATATCACACTTTCACAACAGTTACAGATCGTCCAAATGGATTCAACCTTTTGAGGAactaaatacatgtttaaaaggACTATTGACCTATGACGTTATCATGACTCAACGTGGCTTTGAAACTAAGACTTAGCatgggaaaataaaagatttagaaaaaaaggctaattacatttaacacaattaaaatattacactattttatttttgccatgTTCATTTTCTATCAATTATTTTCCTTTCAATGCCAAAGAGCTGGCACTGTTGCCATGTGCAAAGGGCGGTGTCTGAGGGGCGGGGTTTCAGATGGCTTTTATATAGAGTGCATCTGGTGAGTTATCCACAGACATGATGgcattaaaagttaaagaatCGAGAGAGAACATAGtttgtaaaaatcaaataacataaaaaagtgtacagaaagagaaaagtaaTTGACTAAAAAGGATTGACAGACTTGTAACGGTACATTCATTTTACTGaatgtaatttaaatgaaagtcttggcaaaaaatgtgaaaaaataatgacaagcTTTAGTTTCAATGCCGCATTAAGGCATCTTAATGCTGTATTGACCTACTTGTTCTCCAAAATATTGTTATATCAGGTattagcaaaaattaaaaatcagtcAATACTATTCATTTGTGTTTCACTCAAACTTTCTTTGGCTAATCTGGTTCAGatctctttctccttttttaccTTGTATGGAGGCCTTTAAGTATCACATTTGTcgtgtcaaaaaaaaataaatgtggcaaAGACGCTTACATGACAGAAAAGAGTTTtgtttcccccttttttctgttttgttggaCGTTGGTTTTTCCGGTCTAAAGGAAGACCAGCTGGTTCTGATCTTCAGTGTTTGTGCTGTGATCAGGATCTGTGGTTCTTCAGGAAAACAGGTTTCAGCTTCACTAAAGCTGATTTTAACCATGACTCTGTGGGGATTGTGGTCTGAGATGTGAAGGTTGTAGTTCACATCATCTCTTGactacttacaaaaaaaaaagaagacatggTTGACTTCTGATCCATCAGATCCAGATGGATAATCAAACTGCCTGCTGATCTTCTGCTTTGTCTGCAGACGGTGGTCATCAGCTACGACTACCTCACAGCGTTCAGACATGTGGAACGCGGCACGGAGGAATATTCTACACTCAAGTCCAAGGTAGGAGGTTAAATCTTGAGCTTAAACTCACTGAAGaaaatttttgttcagtttttgatACGTTTATTCAGATTCTGTTTGTAATCAGCCTTGAGTAACGTATTTTACATTTGGATCGAGCAAATGTTCTCGTGATGCAGAAATCCTCCAAACTGGTGATGTGTTTAGTGAAACCTCAGTCATGCTTCAGACAGAAGAGCCTCTCTTCTTGAACTTCCAAACACACTTGTAAAACTAAAGGAGGTCGGCAGCGTTAACTGCTTTTCAGAAGGAAACTGGATGAAATTAAAGTGATTGTTTCTCCCTGTTTAGAAGAAATACAGATGAGTTTTATCcagaatgtaaaagaaaaaaacaaagaggaaaactaAAGAACAGTTCAGTGGTTTTTCCAAAGTTAGCCATCATTCCTGAGTCTTCATCATTGTCTTCATCAGGACCATTTGACATGAGGTTTgtgcataaatattttttaaggagactcttttaagccttttttagtttattattctATAATGTTTAATGTTATGCGCCTTTAGCGTAAGCAAAGATCAGGGTcttataaatgtaaatttcttgtgtttttgtgaaatagtttgtgttcttttttaacCGTTTATCCCAAAGGTGTCAAACTCCCGGCCTCGAGGTCTACCTTACCATTGTAGCTTTTAATTGgcaaacatacctgatccaggtgatcaacAGTAAGAGGGCCAGTTCCTGAAAAAACAGCGGGATGCCGagcctcaaggcctggagtctgACACCTGATTTACACActaaactgtaacatttttagaCCAAATACAAATTATATGTACAAAACTgcttctttaacatttttacaaaaccaTACTTTGTATTTATAactacagagaaaataaaagtatcaaaacttaagttttttatttattgctataGTACAGGTGACTCTACATATGTAAATATGCTTGCAGAGTTCACAAAGCTGGAATAGTTTTTGGTtgaaattaagattattttgaaccatttttataaaatgttgccCCTGAACTGTAGCTGTGACTCAAAGTAGGTGCTCCTCCTCCATTGAAAaccatcttttttgtgttttttacatgttgttgtagcatttttttcctcataatagAGGTCgtatacaaaataatttatgattaaaagttgtttctgaGTATGTCGTGTTCGATTCGCGATGTTGCACAAACAAGTCTATTATAAGGGATGTAACCATGCTCAATTGGTACTTGGGGATCCAAAGTGTGCCGAGAAAATTTCCCCCACACCAtaacaccaccaccaccaccttgagctgttgatacaaggcaggatggatccatgctttcatatTGTTGATACCacattctgaccctaccatctgaatATGGCAACAGAAATGAAGATTCATCAGACCAGAAAACGTTTTCCCAATCTTCTATTGGTTAGTTTTGGTGAGTgagtgaattgtagcctcagtttcctgttcttagttGACAGGTGTGTGGTCTACTGTTGCTATGGTCCACCTGCCTCAACATGTGCATTCAtagatgctcttctgcagacctcggtagTAACCAGCGGTTCTGAGTTACTGTTGCCGTTCTATCAGCTGGAATCTGttctctgacctctgacctctggtcCCAACAAAGCATTACAGAACTGCCATTCACTGGATGATTTTGAGCCATTCTCTGTGAACCCTAGGgttggttgtgggtgaaaatcccagaaGACTTCTGAAATtctcagaccagcccgtctggaATCAACAACAATGTCACATTCAAAGTGACTCCAATCACCTTTTTCCTGATACTCGGTACATCCTCTTGACCATGTATGCCTAAAtccattgagttgctgccatgtgattggctaattagacattttagttaacgagcagttggacaggtgtgcctaataaagtggccggtgagcatatatacatttttctaaaaaggaaaattgtat
The genomic region above belongs to Oryzias melastigma strain HK-1 linkage group LG22, ASM292280v2, whole genome shotgun sequence and contains:
- the alkbh1 gene encoding nucleic acid dioxygenase ALKBH1, with amino-acid sequence MSFCNFERKHFLIYEKMSSKNSFRLGVNCVMAKMAASMVESGEDVFRKMFKFYKRRDPPPDLRGVIDFSGELPKDKVTPAHLDAAAVSDEEAARVGLQPVREWRAFSLQGFPGFIFISNPFLRGSQPFWVRQCLKIYPQKPNVCNLDLHMSPCDTQDLWAKSAPVLRSPSSGKNQPKTLLEKLHWVTLGYHYNWDSKTYSADNHTPFPADLHSLSVQVASACGFPGFRSEAAILNYYRPDSSLGIHVDESELDHTRPLLSFSFGQSAIFLLGGTRRQDPPTAMLVHSGDVMVMSGQSRLLYHAVPRILPTPRGHAALLEDLCPASPQEVGGMLEPVSEEDWMACSAYIQKSRVNMTVRQVLGAGQSFPEAPPPSVTRTEISGYHDGESGKRKRSGSDSTNET
- the LOC112148814 gene encoding SRA stem-loop-interacting RNA-binding protein, mitochondrial, which codes for MAASSKRVFELFVSKVPWTAATKEVREYFGQFGLVKKCLLPFDKETGFHRGFCWVGFTTEEGLNNALQKDPHVLEGAKLQVQRNRRPFAGQRSNRDAEFD